Proteins encoded in a region of the Streptomyces sp. NBC_00310 genome:
- a CDS encoding DUF4229 domain-containing protein gives MLRYTLMRLGIFVGCFVVVWALVYSGIAPRGLGASNGMWVVVLALLVSAPISFVALRKERDRASVRIAPHLDRSIDRVKSNLAANRSQEDEADDEARTRTPETAEDAKSDEATKSDGATKAGEATKSGEAVKSDEAVKSDEAVKTAQPASGKAS, from the coding sequence ATGCTCCGCTACACACTGATGCGCCTCGGTATCTTCGTGGGCTGCTTCGTGGTCGTCTGGGCCCTCGTCTACTCCGGCATCGCCCCGCGCGGCCTCGGCGCCTCCAACGGCATGTGGGTGGTCGTCCTCGCCCTTCTGGTCTCCGCGCCGATCAGCTTCGTCGCCCTGCGCAAGGAGCGCGACCGGGCCTCCGTCCGGATCGCCCCCCACCTCGACCGCTCCATCGACCGCGTCAAGTCCAACCTCGCCGCCAACCGCAGCCAGGAGGACGAGGCCGACGACGAAGCGAGGACGCGGACCCCGGAGACGGCCGAGGACGCGAAGTCCGACGAAGCGACGAAGTCCGACGGGGCGACGAAGGCCGGCGAAGCGACGAAGTCCGGCGAAGCGGTGAAGAGCGACGAAGCGGTGAAGAGCGACGAAGCCGTGAAGACCGCCCAGCCCGCGTCGGGCAAGGCTTCGTAG
- a CDS encoding GNAT family N-acetyltransferase, translated as MPLTFHLDPPLTPTLHDGILTLWSDVSNAGGAVGFVPPVTPEVIRPELLKHLVAMAEGRHRLLLGLDSTGTPAATAFFSFNTHRLMTHWVWLYTVMVHPAHQGKGYGHALMRAAETTARDFDGIDAIRLSCRGGLGLERFYASCGYKEVGRVPGAIRVAPDDHRDDITMLLPLT; from the coding sequence ACGGCATCCTCACCCTCTGGTCAGACGTCTCGAACGCCGGCGGAGCCGTGGGCTTCGTCCCCCCGGTCACCCCGGAAGTCATCCGCCCAGAACTCCTGAAACACCTGGTCGCCATGGCGGAAGGCAGGCACCGCCTCCTCCTCGGCCTCGACTCCACCGGCACCCCCGCCGCCACCGCGTTCTTCAGCTTCAACACCCACCGTCTGATGACCCACTGGGTCTGGCTGTACACGGTGATGGTCCACCCCGCCCACCAGGGCAAGGGCTACGGCCACGCCCTCATGCGGGCGGCCGAGACCACGGCCCGGGACTTCGACGGCATAGACGCCATCCGCCTGTCCTGCCGGGGCGGCCTCGGCCTGGAACGCTTCTACGCCTCCTGCGGCTACAAGGAGGTCGGCCGGGTCCCCGGCGCCATCCGCGTCGCCCCCGACGACCACCGCGACGACATCACGATGCTCCTGCCCCTGACCTGA
- a CDS encoding TetR/AcrR family transcriptional regulator, whose translation MGAVKSKRMPRAVREQQMLDAAVRTFGQHGYRAASMDEIAELAGVSKPLVYLYLNSKEDLFTACIRREAKALTTAVRAGVNPELPADRQLWEGLLAFFTHTAHNPDAWAVLHLQARTHGEPFAAEVAAMREEMVAFVTGLILVGAREARRDPSLPEREVAGLAEGLVGAAEALAAWANATPGITARQAAATLMNFAWAGLGDLMEGRPWTPPIASEPGG comes from the coding sequence ATGGGTGCTGTGAAGAGCAAACGGATGCCCCGCGCGGTGCGGGAACAGCAGATGCTGGACGCGGCGGTGCGGACCTTCGGGCAGCATGGCTACCGGGCCGCGTCGATGGACGAGATCGCCGAACTGGCGGGCGTGTCCAAGCCGTTGGTGTACCTGTACCTGAACTCCAAGGAAGACCTCTTCACGGCCTGCATCCGCCGCGAGGCCAAGGCCCTCACCACCGCCGTACGCGCGGGAGTGAACCCCGAGCTGCCCGCCGACCGCCAACTCTGGGAAGGGCTGCTGGCGTTCTTCACGCACACCGCGCACAACCCGGACGCCTGGGCCGTACTGCACCTCCAGGCCCGTACGCACGGCGAACCGTTCGCCGCCGAAGTGGCGGCGATGCGGGAGGAGATGGTCGCGTTCGTGACCGGGCTGATCCTGGTCGGCGCCCGGGAGGCCCGCCGCGACCCGTCACTGCCCGAGCGTGAGGTCGCCGGTCTCGCCGAGGGCCTCGTCGGTGCCGCCGAGGCCCTCGCCGCCTGGGCCAACGCCACCCCCGGCATCACCGCCCGCCAGGCCGCGGCCACCCTCATGAACTTCGCCTGGGCCGGCCTGGGCGACCTGATGGAGGGGCGCCCCTGGACACCGCCGATCGCGAGCGAACCCGGGGGGTGA
- a CDS encoding MaoC/PaaZ C-terminal domain-containing protein, with protein sequence MHTLTLTQPPSLGSRLAQGALLSPCKSLKLPRAASRPTSPTRFPRLVLPGVRIDLARLAAYERVCGFPTGEDAVPLTYPHVLGFPLAMRIMAGRDFPLPLLGLVHTSIEITRRRRLPATGEYQITVYVDELAPHRRGTEATVVTEVRDGREDRDGVGVRDGDGVGDGVGIAWESRSTYLARHRRNEDAPGGGGERSREEPSRGERPRDEPSRGERPRDEPSRGERSREGRKPLPAVAEWRLAGDVGRRYGAVSGDRNPIHLHPLGARLFGFPRAIAHGMWTVARCLAEHGAPPATLVRAEFRAPVPLPGAVTYAADGQAWGGFELRGGDASGPGGGRVHVRGHVYPLVA encoded by the coding sequence ATGCACACCCTCACCCTCACGCAACCGCCCTCCCTCGGCTCCCGTCTCGCCCAGGGCGCCCTCCTCTCGCCGTGCAAGAGCCTCAAGCTCCCCCGCGCGGCCTCCCGGCCCACGTCTCCCACCAGGTTCCCCCGGCTCGTCCTGCCCGGCGTCCGGATCGACCTCGCCCGGCTCGCCGCGTACGAGCGGGTCTGCGGGTTCCCCACCGGGGAGGACGCGGTTCCGCTGACGTATCCGCACGTCCTCGGGTTTCCGCTCGCCATGCGGATCATGGCCGGCCGGGACTTCCCGCTGCCCCTCCTCGGGCTCGTGCACACGTCGATCGAGATCACCCGGCGGCGCCGGCTGCCCGCCACCGGGGAGTACCAGATCACCGTGTACGTCGACGAGTTGGCGCCCCATCGCCGGGGCACCGAGGCGACGGTCGTGACCGAGGTGCGGGACGGGCGCGAGGACAGGGACGGGGTCGGGGTCCGGGACGGGGACGGGGTCGGGGACGGGGTCGGGATCGCGTGGGAATCGCGGAGCACGTATCTCGCCCGGCACCGGCGGAACGAGGACGCGCCGGGCGGCGGGGGTGAGCGGTCGCGGGAGGAACCATCGCGGGGCGAGCGGCCGCGGGACGAACCATCGCGGGGCGAGCGGCCGCGGGACGAACCATCGCGGGGCGAGCGGTCGCGGGAGGGTCGGAAGCCGTTGCCCGCCGTCGCCGAGTGGCGGTTGGCCGGGGATGTGGGGCGGCGGTACGGGGCGGTGTCCGGGGACCGGAATCCGATCCATCTGCATCCGCTCGGCGCCCGCCTGTTCGGCTTCCCCCGGGCGATCGCGCACGGCATGTGGACCGTGGCCCGCTGCCTCGCCGAGCACGGCGCACCCCCGGCGACCCTCGTCCGCGCGGAGTTCCGCGCGCCGGTACCGCTGCCGGGCGCGGTGACGTACGCGGCGGACGGACAGGCCTGGGGCGGCTTCGAACTGCGCGGCGGCGACGCCTCCGGCCCGGGCGGCGGACGGGTTCATGTGAGGGGCCACGTGTACCCGCTCGTCGCCTGA
- a CDS encoding AMP-dependent synthetase/ligase → MSSLEHTEPALVEPELKRLDGTVREAYVPALAAPVTYGSLADIPFDNATHEPDSVVLSRKRSGTATGTGTGAGTDTGTGTGTDKGRDAGKGEGGWRDVTAAEFAAEVLALAKGLIADGLMPGDRIAIMARTTYEWTLLDFAAWAAGLVTVPVYPTSSVFQTRWILQDSGAVALAVETSGQAAALGPELDRIPDLRHMWVFEKGHLDRLAELGRDVSDQEVAVRRGVLGPDTLATLIYTSGTTGRPKGCALTHGNFCAEVDNAIDLLYPIFRARTDEEASTLLFLPLAHVFGRMVAIACMRARIRVGHSPSFRTEDLLADLKTFRPTFLLLIPYVLEKVFNTARASAERMGRASSYDRASAVARRYGEALEAEQHGTGPGPSAFLKAARTFYDPLVYRRIRKALGGRVRYVICGGSPLGRRLAAFFAGAGIDVFEGYGMTETTAAVTVTPPNRPRLGTVGRPLPGTRVRIAADGEILLHGGQIFRGYWDPQAGGVVPAGPDGWFATGDIGHLDDEGYLTITGRKKEILVTDSGKNVAPAPLENWLRSHPLIAHAMVIGDRRPYVTALLTLDPEGITHWTQMNAKQDIPLERLADDPDLRAILQRAVDEANRLVSRPESIRRFTVVPAGFSEEAGHLTPSMKLRREVVERSFATEIEGLYEK, encoded by the coding sequence GTGTCCAGCCTCGAACACACCGAACCCGCGCTGGTGGAACCCGAGTTGAAGCGGCTGGACGGCACCGTGCGAGAGGCGTACGTCCCCGCGCTCGCCGCGCCCGTGACCTACGGCTCGCTCGCGGACATCCCCTTCGACAACGCGACCCACGAGCCCGACTCGGTCGTCCTCAGCCGCAAGCGCAGCGGTACAGCCACGGGCACGGGAACAGGTGCAGGGACAGACACAGGCACAGGCACAGGCACGGACAAGGGCAGGGACGCGGGCAAGGGGGAGGGCGGCTGGCGGGACGTGACGGCGGCCGAGTTCGCCGCCGAGGTGCTCGCGCTGGCGAAGGGCCTGATCGCCGACGGTCTGATGCCGGGTGACCGTATCGCCATCATGGCGCGGACGACGTACGAGTGGACGCTCCTGGACTTCGCGGCCTGGGCGGCGGGCCTGGTGACGGTCCCCGTCTATCCGACCTCCTCCGTCTTCCAGACCCGCTGGATCCTCCAGGACTCCGGAGCGGTGGCGCTGGCCGTGGAGACGTCGGGCCAGGCCGCCGCCCTCGGCCCCGAACTCGACCGCATCCCCGACCTGCGCCACATGTGGGTCTTCGAGAAGGGCCACCTGGACCGGCTCGCCGAGCTGGGCCGTGATGTGTCGGACCAGGAAGTGGCCGTACGACGTGGGGTGTTGGGACCCGACACCCTGGCGACCCTGATCTACACCTCGGGTACGACCGGCCGTCCCAAGGGCTGCGCCCTCACCCACGGCAACTTCTGCGCCGAGGTCGACAACGCGATCGACCTCCTCTACCCCATCTTCCGCGCGAGGACGGACGAGGAGGCCTCCACTCTCCTCTTCCTCCCTCTCGCCCATGTCTTCGGCCGCATGGTGGCGATCGCCTGCATGCGGGCGCGGATCCGCGTCGGCCACTCCCCGAGCTTCCGCACGGAGGACCTCCTCGCCGACCTCAAGACCTTCCGGCCGACGTTCCTGCTCCTGATCCCCTACGTCCTGGAGAAGGTCTTCAACACGGCCCGCGCCTCAGCCGAACGCATGGGCCGCGCGTCGTCGTACGACCGTGCCTCGGCCGTCGCCCGCCGCTACGGCGAGGCCCTGGAGGCGGAGCAGCACGGAACCGGCCCCGGCCCCTCCGCGTTCCTGAAGGCGGCCCGCACCTTCTACGACCCCCTGGTCTACCGCCGCATCCGCAAGGCACTGGGCGGCCGGGTCCGTTACGTCATCTGCGGCGGCAGCCCCCTCGGCCGCCGCCTGGCCGCCTTCTTCGCCGGCGCGGGCATCGACGTCTTCGAGGGCTATGGCATGACGGAGACGACGGCCGCCGTCACCGTCACCCCGCCCAACCGCCCCCGCCTGGGCACGGTCGGCCGGCCCCTGCCCGGCACCCGGGTCCGCATAGCCGCCGACGGCGAGATCCTGCTCCACGGCGGCCAGATCTTCCGGGGCTACTGGGACCCTCAGGCCGGGGGCGTCGTCCCGGCGGGCCCCGACGGCTGGTTCGCGACCGGTGACATCGGCCACCTGGACGACGAGGGCTACCTGACGATCACCGGCCGCAAGAAGGAGATCCTCGTCACCGACAGCGGCAAGAACGTGGCCCCGGCCCCGCTGGAGAACTGGCTCCGCTCCCACCCGCTGATCGCCCACGCCATGGTCATCGGCGACCGCCGCCCCTACGTGACCGCCCTGCTGACCCTGGACCCCGAGGGCATCACCCACTGGACCCAGATGAACGCCAAGCAGGACATCCCCCTCGAACGCCTCGCCGACGACCCGGACCTGCGGGCCATCCTGCAACGAGCCGTCGACGAGGCCAACCGCCTGGTCTCCCGCCCCGAATCCATCCGCAGGTTCACGGTCGTCCCCGCCGGCTTCTCGGAGGAGGCGGGCCATCTGACCCCGTCGATGAAGCTGCGGCGGGAGGTCGTGGAGCGGTCCTTCGCGACGGAGATCGAGGGGTTGTACGAGAAATGA